Sequence from the Orcinus orca chromosome 11, mOrcOrc1.1, whole genome shotgun sequence genome:
GCTCACATCACAGACTGGGCAAGATGAATCTGTCAAGGGGCCAGCAAGTCCACCCGTAGTCTCTCCTCATGCCTGACCCACTTGGCTAGGGGGTTGTGTTTTGCAAAATGTGAGACCTGGTTGGCCATGTGGGCATTCCGGGTCCACCAGCACAGCTACACATTAGGGGTCCATCATGAGTGGGGGACCACTGCCTGCCAATGGCAGTCCACGGGACTCCTTTAAGGACCCCATTCCTGAGCCCACACACAGTGATTCAAGCCTGCAGAACTCTGTCACTGGACTTTTTAGTCATCACCCTCCACTTCTGGCTGTAAGGGCTAAAGAAATAATGCCTTCTGGCTTAATCACCAGTATCTTCACAGTCTAGTACAGCACCTGGAGTCCATTCTAAGGGATTCCCGATCCTTCTTCCATCACCTGTAAAAATAGGAAAGCCTGAAGTACTGGCAGGAAAAGCAACACAGACGGAAATAGGAGTCAAGACAGGACCACTGGATGTGGCTGGGGAAATGACAACACGTCGCTGTCCTCTTCCTTCCACCCTCTACCCGCACTTGGTACCGACATTCTTCATCCTTCTCACTTCTGGGGAGGAGAGTCCCTGAGGGAGGCAATTCAGGGCATGGGAAAGGTGCTGAGCTGGATAGGCCCTCAGGGGTCTTTTTGtacaatctcattttttttttttttttttttttttgcggtacgcgggcctctcactgttgtggcctctcccgttgcggagcacaggctccggacgcgcaggctcagtggccatggctcacgggcccagccgctccgcggcatgtgggatcttcccggaccggggcacgaacccgtgtcccctgcatcggcaggcggactctcaacaactgcgccaccagggaagccccaatctcctcattttacaaaaataaatatcactGCCCAAGTTCTCTTTCTTTGAATTTCAGATCTCTCATTTCATAGCAGAGACCCAGGCCTGGGTCAGACTTTAAGAGCCAACAGCTCTGACTGAAAGCAGGGCCTTACTTGAACGAGCAGATGACTGTCCTCAATAGTCTAGGTATGAAACCAGCCCTGGCCAGGGCACTTATTAGCTGTCCTTCCTGCGACCCAGGGCCCTTTTGTTTAATTGGCATCATACAAAGAGTACTGTGACGAGTCCTGTCACTGCAGCCTCATCCCCCTCGGCCTTAGTTTTGTTTGCACTCTACAGTGGCCTCAAGGAATTCCTACTTAGGTTTTATGACCCTCAGGGTGGAAATGTTACTTCACCCCTGGCTACAGAAGCCTTATAATCTTAGTTATAAATCAGAAGCTGCACTCTCACAAAACAGGATATTGTTGACCTTTACTATGCGagcaaaagaagaatgaaatgagatgtTTATTGGACTGGCTAGAACTACTTTTTGGATCAAAGGTAATACTAACattattaatttgtatatttacctgatgacttttaaatatttctgtcaGGACTGAATAAGCTTCTCTGTCATTTTCCAACTCAGCTGTCTACTACCTGGCGGGATTTAGTtggtcacatttatttatttttgtctttgaacaataaaaaagtttatgctttcaaattaaaaaacacatattGCAAACattatgtaataataaaattatagcaAACGAAATATTCAGACTGACCCCACAGCATTCACACCCCACCAGAATTTTGCCTGAAACAAAACAGCAAATTTTATCCCCCGAAGTAGGTAAGTCCATGCTGGCTGAAAACTTCAGTCCTAGACCCCACGAATGAGGTACGTAGTTCATGCTTAACAGAGACATACATTAACCATTCTTAGCCGCCCCTCACCAGGGCCCTGAAGGGTAGGAAGGATGAAATGTGGACACAAGCACTCCCATAGACAGAATTCTCCaattataaaaattcataatGTGACCTTTACCACATCTTGGAAGATAGCTGAGATTTTAATCTGTGAACCCACCCCTgaaaaccacaacaaaaatcagtaagaaatgatctaatgtaaaatatacaaatttctcAGTATGAGAACTTCCACAAAACAGGGAGAATGACaactaaaacaatttttcttaaaaaagaacacTCCCCTTACCTTGTCCTTGCTACCCAACACTCAAAAACAAATCTGTACAAAACCACAAACATAGAAAAGGACCTTAGAGGATGTTACGACGCAAAGCCTTCAGACCTAATCTAAACTGCTCTCCTCACCGACACCCTCCCCTGATAGAGCTGAGGGTTCCCAGGTCGACTGGGGAAAGTGAGTGGTCTCTGACCATCACTCCTGCTGTGCTACAGATGGTCCACGGTCACTCGCTGTCAAACTTAACAGAATTGACTTGGACAGAGATGGGGCCTCCCCGGTAACTGCCCCGCTTCTTCTTGGTTTTCTCGTGCCGGAAGGATTTGCCTTTGGTGAACTTCAGAACTTGATTGGCTCGCTCCCCCCAGTCTCCGGTTGCACCCCGCTTGGCGTCAAAGGAATTGTCTGCCACTCGAGCATCCACCTCAATCTCCTCCTCCCTGACCCTTCGGAACGGGGAGGATCCCCTTcgttctcctttcttccttttaggAAACGTGTTGGGGGTCTGGGGCTTTATCTTCTTGGCTGGAGGAGTCTCTGCCTCCTTAGCAGACTCATTCTGCTTCCACTTCTTTCCTGAACCTGGCTTAGCAACTGCCACTGCTGCCTTTTTCTTGCCCCCCTCCTCCTCGTTGCGGTCCTTGTCTGCTTTTCCATTCTGGGCAGTCAGTGCAGAGGTGCCATTGGCCTTGGCGGTTTGTGGTCTTGTCGTGCCCTTGGCCTTgggcttctcctcttcctcctgctcaCCGGAGTCCTCAGAGGAAGAAGTGCTGCTGCCCTCGGCCTTTGCTTTCTTCACAGAGGCTGGTTTGGAAGGGGCTACAGTTCCCCCTGCCTTCTGTGGCTTCTTTTTGGCTGGGGGTTTAGGCGTCTCCTCTTGCTCGTCTTCCTCGCTGCTGGAGCTGTCTGAATCAGAGCTGCTGTCCCCACCACCCTGAGAGGCCTGCCTGGCAGGCAAAGACGGACCTGCTTTGGCCATCACCTTGGACTTAGGGGTGGCTACAGTCCTCTTCGTCTTCTCCTCCTCACTAGCACTGCTCTCCTCCTCGCTGGAGGTGCTATCAGCCTTTCTGGCCAGTGGCTGCAGGCTGCTTGGGCGTTGTAGCTGGCTTAACCGCAGACTGCCTGGGAGCGGCAGCTGGCTTACCCGAGGAATTCTGGGTGGTACAGGCTGGCTTGGCAGGAGCTTCATCCTCAGAACTGTCGGAGTCTGCGCTGTCTGAAGAGCTCTCTGTGCCTTCTTTGCTGGAGCTGGTTTAGTAGTTGCTCTGGAGATGACTGCCTTAGCTGGAggtctcttttcttcctcagaaCTTGAATCAGGCTCGTCGCTGCTGTCCTCACTGCTCTCCACAGGCTGCTGCTTCTCTGCAGCTTTCGTGGGAGCCTGAATTTCCAGGGACTTCTTGGGTGGGGGAACAGAGGGCGGGGGAACTGAACTATAGGGACCTGGTTTTTtcttctgctcttcctcctcctcctcctcactggAGGAGTCCTCACTGCTGGAACTCTTTTGGGCAGGAGCGACAGCTGCTTTCACTGGGGCCTTGGCCACAGCTTGCGTTTTAGGTACAGTCTTCTTAGATACGGCTGCTGCCTTCCCCTCCTCTGAGTCATCATCACTGCTGCTGCTGCGGTTACTACCAGCTGCTTTGCCACTGACTACTTAAGGTGCGGGACGAGCTGGTGTACCTGGTTTGGCTAGGGCTTTAGCCTGAGCTTTAGCTGCCACGGGTGCTGTCTTTGGCTTCTGGTTCTTTGGCACCTCATCCTCTGAGCTTAAGTCAGAATCAGGATCAGAGCTCTTGGCCTTCTTAGGAGGAGCTTTGACTGTCTTGGCTTGGGGCTTAACTCCCTTCTggacaggctttttttttttgtcctcctCCTCATCATCACTGGATTcttcactgctgctgctgctctctGATGCCTTGACTGCAGCCTTTCCAGGGTGCTGAAGCAGACCGGCCTGCTTGGCAGGTACAGCAGCTTTCTTAGCGGGGGGCCCTTGGGCTTTTTCCTCCTCACTGCTGTCCTCACTGTTGTCACTGGATGAAGTCTTCTTCTTAGCCTTCTTATAGTCACTGGTCCATTTGCCTGTAACTTCCGCTTTGGGGCCTTGGTGGACTTGAGCCAGAAACTATAGATGTCCAAGAGGGAAGAGGCGTTGGCATCCTGCTGGGTCCATGAAACAAACATCTACACAGGAGGATGTTTGCGGCAACGTGGTTTATAATTCCAAATCACTGGAAACCATCAGCGCCTGTTGCCTTGGCGAACTTGTTGGCCACGTCCGAGAGCTGGTTATCGCACAGAAAGCCGAGCACGAGGGGATACAGGTTGCTGGGAACCACGCAGCGCGAGCCGGCGTCCGCCATCCTCTCGGCAATACGCATCACTACCGTTCggtcacatttattttaattaaaatttccttTGTGTCAATTACTTAGAAATATACCCTCTCTCCCTAACCAGGCTGCTTATCACAAGCATGCTCTCTCCCTCCGTGCCTGCCCCTACCTCCCTCAGGTATCCTTTGCACAGATGCTGGTAGACTATGAAACTTTCACAAAATGAAGACATAATCCAAATAACTGAGAGCATCCAAAGacctatattttctcatttctattaaAGCAAATTTGATAATGTAaattaatctccacaatcaacttgatgtaccctgcatctgtagaacacctgaatagacaactaatTCATCCCAAAtcgaggcagtggactttgggagcaacgatatatacatttttcctttttctctttttgtgagtgtgtatgtgtatgcttctgtgcatgattttgtctgtatagctttgcttttaccattcgtCCTAGGGTtcagtctgtccattttttggttttttgtttttagtatagtttttagtgcttgttatcattggtggatttcttttttgatttggttgctctcttctttctttcttttttttattaacttaaatttttttaataattattttttattttattaactttattttattttattttttctttcgttctttccttttttctcccttttattctgagccatgtggatgacagggtcttggtcctCCGGCCgcgtgtcaggcctgtgcctctgaggtgggagaaccgagttcaggatattggtccaccagagacctcccagatccacgtaatatcaaatggcaaaaatctcccagagatctccatctcaatgagaagacccagctccacccaatgaccagcaagctacagggctggaaaccctatgccaaacaactggcaagacaggaacataaccccacccattagcagagaggctgcctaaaatcataataaggtcacagacaccccaaaaaacaccattggatgtggacctgcccaccagaaagagaagatccagcctcaaccaccagaaaacaggcactagtccacttcaccaggaagcctacacaacccactgaaccaaccttagccactggggacagacaccaagacaacgggaactacgaacctgcagcctgcaaaaaaggaggccccaaacacagtaagataagcaaaatgagaagacagaaaaacacacagcagatgaaggagcaaagtacaaacccactagaccaaacaaatgaagaggaaataggcagtctacctgaaaaagaattcagaaaaatgatagcaaagatgatccaaaatcttggaaatagaatggagaaaatacaagaaatctttaacaacgacctagaagaactaacaagcaaacaaagaatgatgaacaacacaataaatgaaatttaaaaatctctagaaggaatcaatagcagaataactgaggcagaagaatggataagtgacctggatgataaaatactggaaataactactgcagagcagaataaagaaaaaagaacgaaaagaattgaggacagtctcagagacctctgggacaacactaaatacaccaacattcgaattataggggtcccagaagaagaagagaaaaagaaagggacttagaaaatttttgaagagattatagttgaaaattcccctaatatgggaaacgaaatagttagtcaagtccaggaagcgcagaga
This genomic interval carries:
- the LOC101285941 gene encoding LOW QUALITY PROTEIN: nucleolar and coiled-body phosphoprotein 1-like (The sequence of the model RefSeq protein was modified relative to this genomic sequence to represent the inferred CDS: inserted 3 bases in 2 codons; deleted 2 bases in 1 codon; substituted 1 base at 1 genomic stop codon) — encoded protein: MRIAERMADAGSRCVVPSNLYPLVLGFLCDNQLSDVANKFAKATGATQQDANASSLLDIYSFWLKSTKAPKRKLQANGPVTKKAKKKTSSSDNSEDSSEEEKAQGPPAKKAAVPAKQAGLLQHPGKAAVKASESSSSSEESSDDEEEDKKKKPVQKGVKPQAKTVKAPPKKAKSSDPDSDLSSEDEVPKNQKPKTAPVAAKAQAKALAKPGTPARPAPXVVSGKAAGSNRSSSSDDDSEEGKAAAVSKKTVPKTQAVAKAPVKAAVAPAQKSSSSEDSSSEEEEEEEQKKKPGPYSSVPPPSVPPPKKSLEIQAPTKAAEKQQPVESSEDSSDEPDSSSEEEKRPPAKAVISRATTKPAPAKKAXESSSDSADSDSSEDEAPAKPACTTQNSSGKPAAAPRQSAVKPATTPKQPAAXLARKADSTSSEEESSASEEEKTKRTVATPKSKVMAKAGPSLPARQASQGGGDSSSDSDSSSSEEDEQEETPKPPAKKKPQKAGGTVAPSKPASVKKAKAEGSSTSSSEDSGEQEEEEKPKAKGTTRPQTAKANGTSALTAQNGKADKDRNEEEGGKKKAAVAVAKPGSGKKWKQNESAKEAETPPAKKIKPQTPNTFPKRKKGERRGSSPFRRVREEEIEVDARVADNSFDAKRGATGDWGERANQVLKFTKGKSFRHEKTKKKRGSYRGGPISVQVNSVKFDSE